Proteins from a genomic interval of Kitasatospora kifunensis:
- a CDS encoding response regulator transcription factor, translated as MRLLMVEDEERLAESLSRGLRAEGYVVDVVGDGLSGLERARCGEYAAIVLDLMLPGMNGFRVCQELRRDENPVPILMLTAKNGEYDEAEALDCGADDFLSKPFSYVVLTARLRALLRRGAGGRAAVLAVGDLRIDPAARACTVDGVTVRLTPKEFGVLECLIRRPGQALSKTEILDSVWDSAFRGDVNIVEVYIAALRRKLDEAGAHCLIETVRGHGYRLVAGAS; from the coding sequence GTGCGTCTACTGATGGTCGAGGACGAGGAGCGGCTCGCGGAGTCGCTCAGCCGGGGGCTGCGAGCCGAAGGCTATGTGGTGGACGTGGTCGGCGACGGCCTCAGCGGGCTCGAACGCGCCCGCTGCGGGGAGTACGCGGCGATCGTGCTGGATCTGATGCTGCCCGGGATGAACGGATTTCGCGTCTGCCAGGAACTGCGCCGTGACGAGAACCCGGTGCCGATCCTGATGCTCACCGCGAAGAACGGCGAGTACGACGAGGCCGAGGCACTCGACTGCGGCGCCGACGACTTTCTCAGCAAGCCGTTCTCCTACGTGGTGCTGACCGCCCGGCTGCGGGCGCTGCTGCGGCGCGGCGCCGGCGGGCGGGCCGCCGTGCTGGCCGTGGGAGACCTGCGGATCGACCCGGCGGCCCGCGCCTGCACCGTCGACGGGGTCACCGTGCGGCTCACGCCCAAGGAGTTCGGCGTCCTGGAGTGCCTGATCCGGCGCCCGGGCCAGGCGCTGTCCAAGACCGAGATCCTGGACAGCGTCTGGGACAGCGCCTTTCGCGGCGACGTCAACATCGTCGAGGTCTACATCGCGGCGCTGCGCCGCAAACTCGACGAGGCCGGGGCGCACTGCCTGATCGAAACCG